In Humulus lupulus chromosome 6, drHumLupu1.1, whole genome shotgun sequence, a single genomic region encodes these proteins:
- the LOC133783651 gene encoding disease resistance protein RUN1-like: MAPKNKYNIFISFRGEDTRYNFTSHLHKALSQKSLQVYMDQRLERGDEICFSLLKAIEDSMLSVIIFSENYASSRWCLDELVHILRCKERDGQIVVPIFYHVSPCDVRKQSGSFGVAFGELKERFKRNFDTQWIGKMEDCFRSEPDRLTQWRNALISAANLSGWDAPTTRCDESELIEKIVNDILKKLNQSSLDAQIVGILGIGGMGKTTLAHVLFTRIYNKFEGHCFLENIREEWQNPNRLNLKKKLYAELLKEDNNQDMVVDLFVKDRLCRKKVLVVLDDLDDVEQFEYLVGDRDWLSHGSRVIVTTRDKQLLKNIGIDWIYMAEQLDDDEALQLFSLNAFKRDSPPEKYMELSKKVTNYAAGMPLALKVLGSHLYSKSEEEWNSALKKLKKFPNKKIQNILKISYDGLDDKQQDTFLDVACFFKGMEKDFVGRILDDDGMFADVIRDLIDRCLIVVTSFERLWMHDLIQEMGREIVRKECVKDPGMCSRLWITEDICHMLRKNKGSEKIEGIFLNMSEIRESHIKLEPNVFKEMSKLRLLQICGISREMEQCKLQLPQGLDTLPDSLRYLHWLHYPLNSLPSTFVPQYLVELDMPSSKLEQLPNEFELLENLKVVNLSSSKNLIQIPDISRANNLKSLCLKDCESLVEVPSLRFEQALDHKCFTKENFVGQILYTGYGIEDNYVRPGENDHKPSWWESYEAIDYFLNLSGCSNLKVLSEMSGSIKYICLRSTAIEDLHSSIWSLVNLSLLDLSNCKCLKNLPSGIGQLESLNHLYLDGCSSFKSFPEHLPKNIRTLDFSGTKIKQVPSSAFENLTSLEDLCLKNCIELETLPTSICKLSSLVSLNLCDCSKFKSFPEILEPMASLKKLYLDGTGITKLHLSIENITGLQWLILRECKNLEFIPNNIYNMSHLKVLCLSRCSKLVALPAVTNDFQFKIEVDLSYNNIANVPSWNLGLSSLPLMEYEPCGSMIDRRPVSIERLSNMILYLLETCDNNQTFTSPDFDVTSCRCFISSRRKSPYQYCGCSRWNVVKYKNLVIHFWVSLFKQAAYFGLKPKKNFFPRMNLCCPGNELPEIFLDQSEGSSIDVNLSPISYNSNFIGFVFCVVIEFQHYCFDINLLNFQCEYHFKTKNGESNKRNWSLHLPENTSRFSKIGILNSDHMFMGFINEEYDENFGANPIFQVSFKFHLEQHDWEELVNIGKCKVKKCGIQVLDFEDLIDVLNLKDAKATTCGSESETMDFPHLPPNPSYPDRKNSQIHPDQEPSSLSLISADNSSEKLVEYPLVYPSKYHSQSGSSGSMPIKIFLQFNQPNRNEDAPGHLTEVQQRDMAANHKLIHKKEFRSLFHKKMSADVARAHGGDAGGDPPPDPTRIPTTCESEIPTKKKGRGVAIGKDLEARRRKNGKPLEVAFCPRTYKIVGGEHAAFVRLVGTQIKTKVPGHYSSWELVPKQYKDQVLGIIQTNSDLIESWKDYHWKKATNDFVNDDARQDYMPPVPDSDNISRASSSQPPAPTHPSMYGAAPSQHMPPQQPQQEDNREEDEVADLGD; this comes from the exons ATGGCACCAAAGAATAAGTACAATATTTTCATAAGCTTTAGAGGTGAGGACACCCGTTACAATTTCACTAGTCATCTCCACAAAGCATTGTCCCAAAAGAGTTTACAAGTTTACATGGATCAGAGGCTGGAGAGAGGTGATGAAATTTGTTTTTCTCTCTTGAAAGCAATTGAGGACTCAATGCTTTCTGTCATCATTTTCTCGGAAAATTATGCATCTTCGAGGTGGTGTTTGGATGAATTGGTTCATATTCTAAGGTGTAAAGAAAGAGATGGACAGATTGTTGTACCTATATTTTATCATGTGAGTCCGTGCGATGTCAGAAAACAATCAGGGAGTTTTGGAGTTGCATTTGGTGAACTTAAAGAACGCTTTAAGAGAAACTTTGATACACAATGGATAGGTAAAATGGAAG ATTGTTTTAGGAGTGAGCCTGATAGATTGACTCAATGGAGGAATGCTTTAATATCTGCAGCTAATCTTTCTGGCTGGGATGCACCCACAACAag GTGTGATGAGTCTGAATTAATTGAGAAAATCGTCAATGACATTTTGAAGAAATTGAATCAA TCATCATTAGATGCTCAGATTGTAGGAATTTTGGGGATTGGTGGCATGGGCAAGACAACTCTAGCACATGTCTTATTTACTCGAATTTACAATAAGTTTGAAGGTCATTGCTTTCTTGAAAATATTAGGGAAGAATGGCAAAACCCTAATAGGCTCAATTTGAAGAAAAAACTTTATGCTGAGTTATTGAAGGAAGACAATAATCAAGATATGGTAGTTGACCTGTTTGTGAAGGATAGACTTTGTCGTAAAAAGGTACTTGTTGTTCTTGACGATCTAGATGATGTAGAGCAATTTGAGTACTTAGTTGGAGATCGTGATTGGTTAAGCCATGGAAGTAGAGTAATTGTCACAACTAGAGATAAGCAATTGCTTAAGAATATTGGGATTGATTGGATCTACATGGCAGAGCAACTAGATGATGATGAGGCTCTTCAACTCTTTAGTTTGAATGCATTCAAAAGAGATTCTCCACCAGAGAAATATATGGAGTTGTCAAAAAAAGTAACGAATTATGCTGCAGGCATGCCTTTGGCTCTTAAAGTTTTAGGTTCCCATTTGTATTCGAAGAGCGAAGAAGAGTGGAATAGTGCATTGAAAAAGCTTAAAAAGTTTCCCAACAAAAAGATTCAAAATATACTGAAGATAAGCTATGATGGTTTGGACGATAAACAACAAGATACATTTCTTGATGTTGCATGCTTTTTCAAAGGCATGGAGAAGGATTTTGTGGGAAGAATTTTGGATGATGATGGTATGTTTGCGGATGTGATCAGAGATCTCATTGACAGATGTCTCATAGTTGTTACATCTTTTGAGAGACTATGGATGCATGATTTGATACAAGAAATGGGAAGGGAAATTGTTCGTAAAGAATGCGTTAAAGATCCTGGAATGTGTAGCAGACTATGGATTACTGAAGATATATGTCATATGTTAAGGAAGAACAAA GGGAGCGAAAAAATTGAAGGAATATTCCTCAACATGTCTGAGATTAGAGAGAGTCATATCAAATTGGAGCCTAACGTCTTTAAAGAAATGTCCAAGCTAAGGCTACTTCAAATATGTGGAATATCAAGAGAAATGGAGCAATGCAAACTTCAACTTCCTCAAGGTCTTGACACACTTCCGGATTCTCTTAGATATCTTCATTGGCTTCACTATCCTTTAAATTCTTTGCCGTCAACTTTTGTGCCACAATATCTCGTTGAACTCGACATGCCATCAAGCAAGTTGGAACAACTTCCTAACGAATTTGAG CTTCTTGAAAACTTAAAAGTTGTCAATCTTAGTTCTTCAAAGAATCTAATCCAAATCCCAGATATCTCTCGAGCTAATAATTTGAAGAGTCTATGCTTGAAAGATTGTGAGAGTTTGGTTGAAGTTCCTTCACTCAGATTTGAACAAGCTCTTGATCACAAGTGTTTTACAAAAGAAAATTTTGTAGGACAAATACTATACACCGGCTATGGTATTGAAGACAATTATGTGAGGCCGGGAGAAAATGATCATAAACCATCTTGGTGGGAATCCTATGAAGCCATTGACTACTTTCTTAATCTCAGTGGTTGCTCTAATCTTAAAGTTCTTTCTGAGATGTCGGGGAGTATTAAATACATTTGTCTGCGTTCCACAGCCATAGAAGACCTACACTCTTCAATTTGGTCTCTTGTTAATCTTTCTCTTCTGGACCTTAGCAATTGTAAATGCCTTAAGAATCTTCCAAGTGGAATTGGTCAGTTAGAGTCCCTAAATCATCTCTATTTAGATGGTTGCTCATCTTTCAAAAGCTTTCCAGAGCATCTTCCGAAGAACATTAGAACATTAGACTTTAGTGGAACAAAGATAAAACAAGTGCCTTCATCAGCCTTTGAAAATCTAACTAGTCTTGAGGATCTATGTCTAAAGAACTGCATAGAGCTTGAAACCCTCCCAACGAGCATTTGTAAGTTGAGCTCTCTTGTGAGTCTCAACCTATGTGATTGCTCAAAGTTTAAAAGCTTCCCGGAAATCTTAGAGCCAATGGCAAGTTTGAAAAAACTTTATCTAGATGGAACAGGAATCACAAAGTTACACTTGTCAATCGAAAATATTACTGGGCTTCAATGGCTGATTTTAAGGGAGTGCAAGAATCTAGAGTTTATTCCAAACAACATCTACAATATGAGCCATCTTAAAGTGTTATGCCTTTCTAGATGCTCAAAACTTGTTGCTTTGCCTGCTGTGACGAACGATTTCCAATTTAAGATTGAAGTGGATCTTAGCTATAACAACATAGCTAATGTCCCTAGTTGGAACCTTGGTTTATCTTCCTTACCACTGATGGAATACGAACCATGTGGATCAATGATTGATAGAAGACCAGTGAGTATTGAACGACTTTCTAATATGATTTTATATTTGTTAGAAACTTGTGACAATAACCAAACTTTCACATCACCTGATTTTGATGTCACGTCATGTCGATGCTTCATCTCATCTCGTAGAAAAAGCCCATACCAGTATTGTGGTTGCTCAAGATGGAATGTTGTCAAATATAAAAATCTGGTGATACATTTTTGGGTTTCTCTTTTCAAACAAGCAGCTTATTTTGGCCTAAAACCAAAG AAAAACTTTTTCCCCAGAATGAATTTATGTTGTCCAGGAAATGAACTTCCGGAAATTTTTTTGGATCAGTCTGAAGGATCTTCAATTGATGTTAATCTTTCTCCAATTTCCTATAATTCCAACTTCATAGGTTTTGTCTTTTGCGTTGTCATTGAATTTCAGCACTACTGTTTTGATATAAACCTTCTGAATTTTCAATGTGAATACCATTTCAAAACCAAAAATGGGGAAAGCAACAAACGTAATTGGAGTCTTCATCTACCAGAGAACACTAGCAGATTTTCAAAAATAGGAATTCTCAATTCAGATCACATGTTTATGGGGTTTATTAACGAGGAGTACGATGAGAATTTTGGTGCAAATCCGATATTTCAGGTGTCGTTTAAGTTTCACCTTGAACAACATGATTGGGAAGAACTTGTTAACATTGGCAAGTGCAAAGTGAAAAAGTGTGGAATTCAAGTGTTAGATTTTGAAGATTTAATTGATGTGTTAAATCTTAAAGATGCAAAGGCAACTACATGTGGAAGTGAAAGTGAGACCATGGACTTTCCTCATCTCCCACCAAATCCCAGTTATCCTGATAGAAAGAACTCCCAAATCCATCCCGACCAGGAGCCTTCCTCCCTG TCCCTAATAAGTGCTGATAATAGCTCAGAAAAGCTTGTTGAATATCCCCTGGTTTATCCATCCAAATACCACTCTCAGTCCGGATCAAGTGGAAGCATGCCTATTAAGATCTTTCTCCAATTTAATCAGCCTAATCGTAACGAAGATGCACC ggGACACCTAACTGAGGTGCAACAAAGAGATATGGCTGCCAATCATAAATTGATACATAAGAAAGAGTTTCGTTCAttgtttcataagaag ATGTCAGCAGATGTGGCTAGAGCTCACGGTGGAGACGCTGGCGGTGATCCTCCACCGGATCCTACTAGGATCCCAACTACATGCGAGTcag aaatcCCAACTAAGAAAAAGGGTCGTGGCGTAGCTATTGGAAAAGATCTAGAGGCGAGGCGGCGTAAAAATGGAAAACCACTGGAAGTAGCGTTTTGCCCACGAACGTACAAGATTGTTGGGGGCGAGCACGCTGCTTTTGTCCGCCTTGTGGGAACCCAAATTAAAACGAAAGTTCCCGGACATTACAGTTCATGGGAATTAGTGCCTAAACAATACAAGGATCAGGTCCTTGGCATAATTCAG
- the LOC133781435 gene encoding disease resistance protein RPV1-like, translating into MAPKNKYNIFISFRGEDTRYNFTSHLHKALSQKSLQVYMDQRLERGDEICFSLLKAIEDSMLSVIIFSENYASSRWCLDELVHILRCKERDGQIVVPIFYHVSPCDVRKQSGSFGVAFGELKERFKRNFDTQWIGKMEDCFRSEPDRLTQWRNALISAANLSGWDAPTTRCDESELIEKIVNDILKKLNQVTSSTNVLNGLVGMER; encoded by the exons ATGGCACCAAAGAATAAGTACAATATTTTCATAAGCTTTAGAGGTGAGGACACCCGTTACAATTTCACTAGTCATCTCCACAAAGCATTGTCCCAAAAGAGTTTACAAGTTTACATGGATCAGAGGCTGGAGAGAGGTGATGAAATTTGTTTTTCTCTCTTGAAAGCAATTGAGGACTCAATGCTTTCTGTCATCATTTTCTCGGAAAATTATGCATCTTCGAGGTGGTGTTTGGATGAATTGGTTCATATTCTAAGGTGTAAAGAAAGAGATGGACAGATTGTTGTACCTATATTTTATCATGTGAGTCCGTGCGATGTCAGAAAACAATCAGGGAGTTTTGGAGTTGCATTTGGTGAACTTAAAGAACGCTTTAAGAGAAACTTTGATACACAATGGATAGGTAAAATGGAAG ATTGTTTTAGGAGTGAGCCTGATAGATTGACTCAATGGAGGAATGCTTTAATATCTGCAGCTAATCTTTCTGGCTGGGATGCACCCACAACAag GTGTGATGAGTCTGAATTAATTGAGAAAATCGTCAATGACATTTTGAAGAAATTGAATCAAGTGACATCAAGTACAAATGTTTTGAATGGTCTAGTTGGAATGGAGAGATGA
- the LOC133781431 gene encoding disease resistance protein RUN1-like, giving the protein MGKTTLAHVLFTRIYNKFEGHCFLENIREEWQNPNRLNLKKKLYAELLKEDNNQDMVVDLFVKDRLCRKKVLVVLDDLDDVEQFEYLVGDRDWLSHGSRVIVTTRDKQLLKNIGIDWIYMAEQLDDDEALQLFSLNAFKRDSPPEKYMELSKKVTNYAAGMPLALKVLGSHLYSKSEEEWNSALKKLKKFPNKKIQNILKISYDGLDDKQQDTFLDVACFFKGMEKDFVGRILDDDGMFADVIRDLIDRCLIVVTSFERLWMHDLIQEMGREIVRKECVKDPGMCSRLWITEDICHMLRKNKGSEKIEGIFLNMSEIRESHIKLEPNVFKEMSKLRLLQICGISREMEQCKLQLPQGLDTLPDSLRYLHWLHYPLNSLPSTFVPQYLVELDMPSSKLEQLPNEFELLENLKVVNLSSSKNLIQIPDISRANNLKSLCLKDCESLVEVPSLRFEQALDHKCFTKENFVGQILYTGYGIEDNYVRPGENDHKPSWWESYEAIDYFLNLSGCSNLKVLSEMSGSIKYICLRSTAIEDLHSSIWSLVNLSLLDLSNCKCLKNLPSGIGQLESLNHLYLDGCSSFKSFPEHLPKNIRTLDFSGTKIKQVPSSAFENLTSLEDLCLKNCIELETLPTSICKLSSLVSLNLCDCSKFKSFPEILEPMASLKKLYLDGTGITKLHLSIENITGLQWLILRECKNLEFIPNNIYNMSHLKVLCLSRCSKLVALPAVTNDFQFKIEVDLSYNNIANVPSWNLGLSSLPLMEYEPCGSMIDRRPVSIERLSNMILYLLETCDNNQTFTSPDFDVTSCRCFISSRRKSPYQYCGCSRWNVVKYKNLVIHFWVSLFKQAAYFGLKPKKNFFPRMNLCCPGNELPEIFLDQSEGSSIDVNLSPISYNSNFIGFVFCVVIEFQHYCFDINLLNFQCEYHFKTKNGESNKRNWSLHLPENTSRFSKIGILNSDHMFMGFINEEYDENFGANPIFQVSFKFHLEQHDWEELVNIGKCKVKKCGIQVLDFEDLIDVLNLKDAKATTCGSESETMDFPHLPPNPSYPDRKNSQIHPDQEPSSLVWQTWQL; this is encoded by the exons ATGGGCAAGACAACTCTAGCACATGTCTTATTTACTCGAATTTACAATAAGTTTGAAGGTCATTGCTTTCTTGAAAATATTAGGGAAGAATGGCAAAACCCTAATAGGCTCAATTTGAAGAAAAAACTTTATGCTGAGTTATTGAAGGAAGACAATAATCAAGATATGGTAGTTGACCTGTTTGTGAAGGATAGACTTTGTCGTAAAAAGGTACTTGTTGTTCTTGACGATCTAGATGATGTAGAGCAATTTGAGTACTTAGTTGGAGATCGTGATTGGTTAAGCCATGGAAGTAGAGTAATTGTCACAACTAGAGATAAGCAATTGCTTAAGAATATTGGGATTGATTGGATCTACATGGCAGAGCAACTAGATGATGATGAGGCTCTTCAACTCTTTAGTTTGAATGCATTCAAAAGAGATTCTCCACCAGAGAAATATATGGAGTTGTCAAAAAAAGTAACGAATTATGCTGCAGGCATGCCTTTGGCTCTTAAAGTTTTAGGTTCCCATTTGTATTCGAAGAGCGAAGAAGAGTGGAATAGTGCATTGAAAAAGCTTAAAAAGTTTCCCAACAAAAAGATTCAAAATATACTGAAGATAAGCTATGATGGTTTGGACGATAAACAACAAGATACATTTCTTGATGTTGCATGCTTTTTCAAAGGCATGGAGAAGGATTTTGTGGGAAGAATTTTGGATGATGATGGTATGTTTGCGGATGTGATCAGAGATCTCATTGACAGATGTCTCATAGTTGTTACATCTTTTGAGAGACTATGGATGCATGATTTGATACAAGAAATGGGAAGGGAAATTGTTCGTAAAGAATGCGTTAAAGATCCTGGAATGTGTAGCAGACTATGGATTACTGAAGATATATGTCATATGTTAAGGAAGAACAAA GGGAGCGAAAAAATTGAAGGAATATTCCTCAACATGTCTGAGATTAGAGAGAGTCATATCAAATTGGAGCCTAACGTCTTTAAAGAAATGTCCAAGCTAAGGCTACTTCAAATATGTGGAATATCAAGAGAAATGGAGCAATGCAAACTTCAACTTCCTCAAGGTCTTGACACACTTCCGGATTCTCTTAGATATCTTCATTGGCTTCACTATCCTTTAAATTCTTTGCCGTCAACTTTTGTGCCACAATATCTCGTTGAACTCGACATGCCATCAAGCAAGTTGGAACAACTTCCTAACGAATTTGAG CTTCTTGAAAACTTAAAAGTTGTCAATCTTAGTTCTTCAAAGAATCTAATCCAAATCCCAGATATCTCTCGAGCTAATAATTTGAAGAGTCTATGCTTGAAAGATTGTGAGAGTTTGGTTGAAGTTCCTTCACTCAGATTTGAACAAGCTCTTGATCACAAGTGTTTTACAAAAGAAAATTTTGTAGGACAAATACTATACACCGGCTATGGTATTGAAGACAATTATGTGAGGCCGGGAGAAAATGATCATAAACCATCTTGGTGGGAATCCTATGAAGCCATTGACTACTTTCTTAATCTCAGTGGTTGCTCTAATCTTAAAGTTCTTTCTGAGATGTCGGGGAGTATTAAATACATTTGTCTGCGTTCCACAGCCATAGAAGACCTACACTCTTCAATTTGGTCTCTTGTTAATCTTTCTCTTCTGGACCTTAGCAATTGTAAATGCCTTAAGAATCTTCCAAGTGGAATTGGTCAGTTAGAGTCCCTAAATCATCTCTATTTAGATGGTTGCTCATCTTTCAAAAGCTTTCCAGAGCATCTTCCGAAGAACATTAGAACATTAGACTTTAGTGGAACAAAGATAAAACAAGTGCCTTCATCAGCCTTTGAAAATCTAACTAGTCTTGAGGATCTATGTCTAAAGAACTGCATAGAGCTTGAAACCCTCCCAACGAGCATTTGTAAGTTGAGCTCTCTTGTGAGTCTCAACCTATGTGATTGCTCAAAGTTTAAAAGCTTCCCGGAAATCTTAGAGCCAATGGCAAGTTTGAAAAAACTTTATCTAGATGGAACAGGAATCACAAAGTTACACTTGTCAATCGAAAATATTACTGGGCTTCAATGGCTGATTTTAAGGGAGTGCAAGAATCTAGAGTTTATTCCAAACAACATCTACAATATGAGCCATCTTAAAGTGTTATGCCTTTCTAGATGCTCAAAACTTGTTGCTTTGCCTGCTGTGACGAACGATTTCCAATTTAAGATTGAAGTGGATCTTAGCTATAACAACATAGCTAATGTCCCTAGTTGGAACCTTGGTTTATCTTCCTTACCACTGATGGAATACGAACCATGTGGATCAATGATTGATAGAAGACCAGTGAGTATTGAACGACTTTCTAATATGATTTTATATTTGTTAGAAACTTGTGACAATAACCAAACTTTCACATCACCTGATTTTGATGTCACGTCATGTCGATGCTTCATCTCATCTCGTAGAAAAAGCCCATACCAGTATTGTGGTTGCTCAAGATGGAATGTTGTCAAATATAAAAATCTGGTGATACATTTTTGGGTTTCTCTTTTCAAACAAGCAGCTTATTTTGGCCTAAAACCAAAG AAAAACTTTTTCCCCAGAATGAATTTATGTTGTCCAGGAAATGAACTTCCGGAAATTTTTTTGGATCAGTCTGAAGGATCTTCAATTGATGTTAATCTTTCTCCAATTTCCTATAATTCCAACTTCATAGGTTTTGTCTTTTGCGTTGTCATTGAATTTCAGCACTACTGTTTTGATATAAACCTTCTGAATTTTCAATGTGAATACCATTTCAAAACCAAAAATGGGGAAAGCAACAAACGTAATTGGAGTCTTCATCTACCAGAGAACACTAGCAGATTTTCAAAAATAGGAATTCTCAATTCAGATCACATGTTTATGGGGTTTATTAACGAGGAGTACGATGAGAATTTTGGTGCAAATCCGATATTTCAGGTGTCGTTTAAGTTTCACCTTGAACAACATGATTGGGAAGAACTTGTTAACATTGGCAAGTGCAAAGTGAAAAAGTGTGGAATTCAAGTGTTAGATTTTGAAGATTTAATTGATGTGTTAAATCTTAAAGATGCAAAGGCAACTACATGTGGAAGTGAAAGTGAGACCATGGACTTTCCTCATCTCCCACCAAATCCCAGTTATCCTGATAGAAAGAACTCCCAAATCCATCCCGACCAGGAGCCTTCCTCCCTGGTATGGCAAACATGGCAACTTTAA